GCGCGAAGTCGACCGTCAGCCCGGAGAAGGCGTCGGCGACGATCCGGCTGCCCTCTTTCCGAAAGGTCTCCCGAATCATGGCGACGCGCTCCTCGGGCGTGAACCACGACGAGTCCTTGTTCGGGTTGAAGGCCACGCCCACGATCACCATGTCGAAGACCTGGAGGCTCCGCCGCACGATATCGACGTGCCCGTTGGTGATGGGGTCGAAGGAACCGGGGTAGACGGCCGTCGTGCTCATCGCGGACCCTCCCGCCGGGCGAGCAGCGTCACCGCGGTGCGCCCGTGGCGGCGCGACTGCACGACGGCGAACTCCGCCGGTGCCGCCGGCGCCTCGTCGAGCCGGTGCTCGAGGGCCACCCAGGCGCCCGGCGCGAGCACGTCCGCCTCGCCGAGGGGGGCCAGCCATCCACGTTGTTCGCGGCCGGCGATCACCCGAAGAGCCATGGCCATTGGCGGGACGGGCTCATAGCAGGGCTGCCCGCGCGCCCGCAACCGACATTCCACGAGCGGCGCATGGCGTCACTTCTTCTGCTGCATCTCCGTCCCGCAGCACTTGATCGTGCCGGCGCCCCCCTTGGTCACGATGACCTGCGCGCCGCACTTGGAGCACACGTAGATCTTGCCGATCTGGTTCGCCATGCGCCCGAAGTCCTCCTCCTTCTATCGCCCGCCGAAGCGGGGCTTCCGGCGCGCGAGGAAGGCCTCGATTCCCACCCGCCGGTCCGCGGTGGTCTGGAGCAACACGTAGAGGTCGTGCTCCAACCTGATCCCGTCCGCGAGCGGGAGGTCAAGGGCCCGCAACACGGCCTCCTTCCCCAGCCGGAGCGCGAGCGGCCCCTTCTGTGCGAGCGTGCGCGCTGTCTCCTCGACCGTGGAGACGAAGCGGGCCGGCGTCACCGCCGCGCTCACCAGACCCCACGCCGCCGCGGCGGCCGCCGGGAGACGCGTGCCGAGGAGCACGAGCTCCATGGCGCGCGCCGTGCCGATCATGCGCGGCAGCCGCTGCGTCACCCCCCCGCCGGGAAAGCGCCGCTCGCCGATCTCGGGCACGGCCAGCACCGCCGCCGTGGACGCGACGCGGAGGTCGCAGGCGAGCGCCAGCGCGAGGCCCCAGCCGACCGCGGCGCCCTGGATCGCCGCGATCACGGGCTTGGTGAGAGTCCCGAGCGCGCCCACGCCGTCGGGCCAGGAGCGCTCCGGCCAGCGGCACCTGCGCGGCAGCCCGAGCGAGAACGCCGGCCCGCGCGCCCCCAGCACGACGACGCGCACCCCGTCGTCGTCCTCGGCCGCGGCGGCGGCCTCGACGAGGGCGCCGAGCAGCTCTGCGTCCAGGCGGTTGCCCGACGCCGGGCGGGCGAGCGTCATCCAGGCGACGCCGTCGCGCACCACGAGCTCGACGGCGGGACCGGAGGCGGGGCGCGGATGGCGGCTCGGGGGTCGCCGCGCGCGGCTCGGGCCGCGGCCGGGCCTCACACGCTCTCGAGCTGCGCGCGCAGGTCGCGCCGGAGGATCTTGCCCATCGGGTTCTTCGGCAGCTCGGCGACGAAGCGGATCACCTCGGGCTTCTTGAAGGTCGCGAGCCGCTGGCGGCAGAAGTCGCCGAGCGCCTCGGCGCTGAGCGATGCCCCTGGGCGGAGCACGACGAAGGCCGCCACGCGCTGGCCCCACTCGAGGTCGGGCACGCCGACCACCGCCGCCTCCTCCACGGCGGGATGGGACTGGAGCGTCGCCTCGACCTCGGCCGGCGCGATGTTCTCGCCGCCGCGGATGATCATGTCGTCCTTGCGCCCGGCGATGTAGAGGTAGCCGTCTTCGTCGACCCAGCCCATGTCCCGCGTCGGGAGCCAGCCGTCGCGCACGAGCGGCGACTCGCCGCCCGCGTACCCCTTCATGACCCGCGGGGTGCGCACGCAGATCTCGCCCACCGCGCCGGGCGGGAGGATCGTCCCGTCGTCACCCACGATCTGCACCTCCACGTCGGGCAGCGGACGCCCGATGGAGGTGAGGCGCTTCGTCCGCTTCTCGATCTCGTCCGGCGTACCCTCGAGGCGGTGGTCGTCGGGGCCGAGAATCGTGAGCGTGGAGGTTGTCTCGGTCTGCCCGAAGGCGTTCACGAAGCCGACGTTCGGGGGGAAGCGTTCGATCGCACGGCGGATCACCGGGAACGGCATCGCCGCGCCGCCATAGGAGAGGATCTCCAGGCTCGAGAGGTCGCGCCGCCCGAGGTCCGGCTCGTCGAGGAGACGCTTCAGCATGGTGGGCACGAGGAAGGCGTGCGTGATGCGCTCGCGCTCCACCATCTCGAGCCAGCCCCGCGGGTCGAACTGCGGCATGAGGACGAGCCGGCGCCCCGTCCAGAGCGTGGTCATCATGTTGGTCGCACCGGCGATGTGGTAGAGCGGTACGCAGAGGAGCGCCGCGCCGCGCGGCGTGCCGTCGGCCAGCTCGACGTTGGCGGTCACGTAGGCCGTGAAGTCGTGGTGCGTCAGCATGACGCCCTTGGGGAGCGCCGTCGTGCCGCTCGTGTACATGAGGATGGTTAGGTCGTCGTCCTCGACCTCGGCCTCCTCCTCGTGCTCGGCGGAGCCGGCGATCAGCTCCTCGTAGCCCGCGTGACCGAGTGCCGGGCGGTCGAAGGCGATCAGGACCGCCGGCTTCGACCGCACCGACTCGACCAGCTCGAGGTAGCGCTCGCCCACGAGGAGGACGCGCGGCTTCCCGGTCGCGAGCATGTGCTCCAGCTCGGGCGTCTTGGCGCGGTAGTTGAGCGGGACGAAGACGCCCCCCAGGAGCGCGGTCGCGTAGTACGCCTCGACGTAGCGGTGCGAGTTCACGTTGAGCGCGGCGACGCGCGTGCCGCGCCCGACGCCGAGGCGCGCGAGGGCGGACGCCAGCCGGCGGACGCGCGCCCACGTCTCGGCATAGGTGAAGCGGGCTCCCTCGCACACCAGCGCCTCCTGGCCGGGCACGATACCCGCCGGGATGGAGAGGAAGGCCGCCGCATTCACGGGCGGCGTTGTAGCGCGAGCGCGAGTCGGCGCTCAAGGGCGATGCCGGCCTCGAGCGACAGGTCGTGCGCGCCGCGGACGGCGCGGCGGAGGGCCTGCACCTCGGCCGGATCGAGGCGCACCAGGCGGCGCGCAAGGGCGAGCGCCGCCGCCTCGAGCCGGGCGCGCGCCACCACTCGCTGGACGAGGCCGGCCGCCAGCGCCGCGCGGGCATCGAGCCAGCGTCCGGTGAGGACGAGGTCTAGCGCGCGCGCCGCCCCGGCCTTGCGGGGCAGGGTCTGCGTGCCCCCCACGCCCGGGATCATGCCGAGCCCGGTCTCTGGCAGCGCGAAGCGCGCGTCGTCGGCCGCCACGCACAGGTCGCAGAGGAGCGCCATCTCCATACCGCCGCCCACGGCGTAGCCGTGCACGGCGGCGATCGTCGCCGCCCGCAGCTCGAGGAGCCGCCCCCACACGTCGCGCCGCCAGCGGACGGCGCGCGCGACGAAGGGTGACGGCGCCGTCCCGAACTCGCGCACGTCGCCGCCGGTCGAGAAGGCCGGGCCGCGGCCACAGAGCACGAGCGCGCGCACCTCGGGGTCCTCGTCGGCGGCCCCGAGGGCGGCGTGGAGGTCGTCGCGCATGGCGACGTTGTAGGCGTTCAGCACCTCGGGGCGGTCGAGGGCCACGACCGCGACCGCCCCGCGCTTCTCGTAGCGCAGGGTCGCGAACGGCCTCACGAGGGTCACGACCCGCGCGTTCTCGAGCAGCCGACGATTCAGTCGGAGGAGGGCAGCGGCTTCGCCTCCTTGACCTTCATCTCGTGGTCGCAGCACGTGACGCTGCCCGTCCCAGGCTTGTTGCACAGGATCTCGGTCCCACAGGTGTCGCACAGGTAGCGCTTGCCGAGCTGTGTGGCCATGGCGGCCGGTTAGCAGAAAGCGCCCCGGCGGGGAAGGCGGCCGCCCATCGAGCGCCGCATGGGCCGTGAGCGCTGCAATCCAGATCTCTCCTCGCGATCGACGGGGGGCCGGACTCCTGCTTGACGCATCCCGCGGCGCGGACATACGGTCATGTGCACCCGGCGACGCTCATCCGCACCCCACGGAGGCGACGACAGATGAGACGAGCCCGAGCATCTGCGATCTGCCTGGCCCTGGCGGTCACCGGGAGCACGCTCGCAGGCGAGCCAGCCCGGACCGCCCCCTACCCCGCCAACACGTGCGTCGGTCGCAAGCAGAAGGAGGCGGGGAAGTACTGCAAGGCCGTCCTTCGCGCCTGGAGCGCCTGGGATAGGAGCCAGAACGACCGGAAGCGCGACCGCTCGCTCGCGAATGCCGCCAAGCAGCTCGCTACCCGCTGGGCGCGGGCCGAGGCGGACGCCCTCGGCCAGGGAACGGACTGCGCCGAGACGACGCTCTCGAGCGGGGCCGCGCAGAGCCTGATCGACGGGGCAGCGGGCGGCGTGGCGACCGCGATCAACGCGGGTCTCGACCTCCGCCGCGCGGGCAACGCGCGCTGCGGGAGCGCGCTCCTGAACGCCGCGGCGCTCGAGTGTGGCCGCATCCTCGCGGCAGAGGGCGCTCACGTCAGGGACCTCCAGGGAGATGCCGACGGGACCGCACGCGATGCCGCGCGCGCCGCCGCCAGCGCAGCGTTCGGCAGGGCCTGGACGGCCCAGATCAGCGCCGGCTGCCCAACCACCGCCGCGCAGGCGGACCTCGGGAGCCAGATCGACGGCGTCACCGCCGACCTCGTCTTCGATACCGTCGTGTCGCCGAATGTCGACGACACGCAGTTCACGGCCTATCCCGCAACCGGGACGACGCGCTACCTCGGCAGGGACTTCACCCCGATCTGCATGAACGGCTCGCCGTACTACTTCTTCGCCAAGCGCGGCACCGTGAACAAGCTCGTCGTGTACTACCAGGGCGGCGGTGCGTGCTGGGACAGCCTGACGTGCGGGCTTCCCTCCTGCGACGCGACGGTGGACCCGAGCCCGACCGGCTCGGACAACCCGAACAACTACCACGCGGGGTTCGCCGATCTCGCCAACCCGAGCAACCCATTCAGGGACTGGAACATCGTCTTCGTATCGTACTGCAGCTGCGACGTCCACTTCGGGGACTCGGCGAAGGACTATCCCCCTCACGTCGAGCACCGGGGCTACCAGAACTCGCGGGTGGTGGAGAAGTGGGCGCGCGAGCACTTCGTCGACCCCGACCAGGTGTTCGTCACCGGCTCCAGCGCGGGCGCGTACGGCGCCTGGTTCAACGCGGTGCTGCACGAGCGGGTGTGGCCCGCCTCGAAGTTCGAGGTGCTCGCCGACGCCGGCAACGGCGTCATCACCCAGAGCTTCCTCGACAACTACTTCCCGAACTGGAACTTCGCGGCCAACATTCCGACGGACATCCCGGGGCTCACCGACGTGCTCACCAACGGCACCGGCATCGTGGGCTACACGGAGGTCGTCGCAAACTTCTTCCCGCGCACACGCTGGGCGCAGTACTCGGCGGCGTACGACGGGGGGTTCGGCGGCCAGACGAGCTTCTACAACATCATGCTGAACGACAACGACCCGATCGCCGCCGTGACCTGGTGGAACGCGAGCTGCGCGTTCAACACGCAGATGGTGGCGCAGGCGCTCGCGACCGCGGCCGCGGTCCCCTCGAACTACCGCTACTACATCGGGACCGGAAGCCGGCACACGATGTGGGGCAGCGACAAGGTCTACACCGACACGACGGGCGGCGTGCCGACGCTGGTCGACTGGCTCAACGCGATGCTCGCGGGCACGCCGGCGTGGACCAACGTCGAGTGCACGAACTGCGGCCTCCTCCTGCCCGGCGATCCGGCGCCCAGGCCGCTCCGGGCGCCGTTCTCGATGATCGGGTCGGATATCGTCGTGACCTGCCCGTAGGCGTCACGCGAGCGGGAGCTCGGCGACGCGGGCGACGGTCACGGCGTGCCCGTGGCGGACCCGGAGCTCGGTGCCCGCCTCCCAGCATTCGCGGCGCACGAAGCCGAGGGCGGCCAGGCCGCCCGCGGCGAAGGCGCGCGCGACCGACGTGAGCCGGCCCACCTCTTTCCCGTCGCGCACGAGGGGTGCGCCGGGCGGGGGCTCCGGCCCTTCCAGGCGCAGCCCGACCAGGCGGCGGTTCACGTGCCCGCGCGCCGTCCCGCGCGCGACCACCTCCTGCCCCAGGTAGCAGCCCTTGGTCGCGCTGATCGCGTCCTCGACCGGCACCTCGAGCGCGAGCGTCGCGCCGTCCATGTCGACGCCGATACGCGGCACGCCGACCTCGATCCGCCGCGACTCGAGCGCCTCCATGCCGCACGGCCGCGCCCCCGCGGCGCTGAGTGCGTCCCACGCCGCGGCCGCGCGCACCGCCGGCACCTGGAGCACGAAGCCCGGGCCGCGCACCTCGCTCGCGCGCTGCGCGCGCACCGGCACGCCCCCGAGCGTGACCACGGCGTGCGCGTAGGGGGCGAGGCCCGCGGCATCGGGCAGCAGCCGCGCGGCGCCGGGTCCCTCGACCCCGATCAGGGCGAGCGGCTCGCCCGGCTCCCCCAGCTCGACGTCGTCCGCGATGATGAGCTTCTCGAGCGCTTCCACGAGCGCCCCTCGCGCCCGCACGTCCACGTCGAGGAGGACTAGGTCCGCGAGCGCAAGGACACGCAGGTCGGCCGTGACCCGGCCCTGGATGGTGAGGAGCAGCGCGGGGCAGCCGGCGCCGGGCGTGAGTGACGCGACGTCGTTGGTGAGCATGCCCTGCAGGAACGTCACCCGGTCCGCGCCCGTCGCGTGCGCGACGACGCGGAAGCCCAGGTCGACGAGCGCCGCGTCCTCGCGCAGCGCCGCGTACTCGGCCGCAGGGTCGTCACCGAAGCGGCGCGGCAGGGCGACGCCACGCTCCTCGGCGTGCACGGCGCCGCGTGCGGCGAGATGCGAGTGCAGCGCGGTCTCCAGCATCGCGCCTGAAGCTATGCGCCGCCCCGTCCGCCTTGACAAGCGACCCATGCCGGGCGATGCCGCGCCCGTGGGGTGGCGCGAGCGGCTCGTGACCGCGGAGGAGGCGCTCCGCGTCGTCCGCGCGGGCGACTCGGTCGCGGTCGCCTCGTTCAGCAACACGCCGTACACGCTCTGCCGCGCGCTCGCCGCGCGCGCGGGCGAGCTCGGCGGCGTGCGCATCGATCATCTCGCCTCGCTCTTTCCCTGGGACGCGGACGCCTTCGCGCTCACCACCAACTACGCCACCGCCGCCGACCGCGTCGCGGTGAACGCCGGGCGCGTCGGGTATCTTCCCATCAGCCACTGGCACGCGGATGCCCTCCCGCCCGGCGTGTCGCCGACCCCGGACGTCTACCTCGTGCCGGTGTCGCCGCCCGACGTCGCGGGACGCTGCAGCTTCGGCACCGGCGCGTGGTTCTCGCCCGTCTACTGCCGCGCCGCGTGTACCGTCATCGGCGAGGTGCACGAGGACTTCATCCGCACCGGCGGCGACAGCTGGGCGCCGGTCGAGCGCTTCCGCTACCTCGTCACCGCCGACCAGCCGACCGGCACGGCGACGACGGCGCCGCGGACCGAGGAGGAGACCGCCGCCACGGAGGTCATCTGCACCCTGGTCGCACACGAGCTGGTGCGCGACCGCGACACGCTCCAGATCGGCATCGGCACGGTCTCCTCCGCCCTCGGGCTCTACCTCGATCATCGCCACGACCTCGGCGTGCAGTCCGAGGCGATCACCGCGGGCATCCCGAGCCTGGTGCGGAAGGGCGTGGTCACCGGGCGGCACAAGGTCCTCCACCCGGGCGTCGTGGTGGGCTCGTTCATGACGGGCCTCACGCCCGAGGACCTCGCCTTCGTCGACGGGCACCCGGGATTCGCACTCTACAGCTTCGGCACCACCGACGACGTGACCGTGCTCGTAGGCGAGCGGAACCTCACCGCCGTGAACAACGCGCTGCTCGTCGATTTGACCGGGCAGGTCGCCTCCGAGGGCATCGGCACCCAGCTCTGGTCCGGCGTCGGCGGCCAGACGGCGTTCGCGATCGCGGCGGCGTACTCGCCCGGCGGGCGCGCGATCTTCGTCCTGCCCTCGGCGCACCGGACAGCGGAGGGGCTGCGCTCGCGTATCGTGCCCGTGCTGCCTCCGGGGACGCCGGTCACGCTAGCGCGCGGGTTCGTCGACCACGTGGTGACGGAGCACGGGATCGCGACGCTCGGGGGGAAGACGCTCGGGCAGCGGGTGGGGGAGCTGGTGGCGGTCGCCCATCCGGACTTCCGCACGGAGCTGCGGGCGGAGGCGAGACGGCTCTATCGCTGCTAGACGAAACGCCTCGGGGGAGCATGATATGTCGTACGCGGCCGGGCCGGCGTAACAGGCCGCGAGCCAGGAGACCCCATGCCCTACGACGACATCCTCTACGAGGCCCGCGACGGCGTCGCCTGGATCACCATCAACCGCCCCGAGGTCCGCAACGCCTTCCGTGCCCAGACGGTCGACGAGCTGATCGCAGCCTTCCGCGCCGCGTGGGCCGACCCCGAGGTCGGCGTCGTCGTCCTGACGGGCGCCGGCGACAAGGCGTTCTCCGCGGGCGGCGACCAGCGCGAGCGCACGAGAAGCGGCTATGGCGGTGCGGGCGGGATCGGGATCGACATGCACGGGCTCCACGGCGTGATCCGCGCCATCCCGAAGCCCGTGATCGCGATGGTGAACGGCTACGCCATCGGCGGCGGGCACGTGCTCCACGTCCTCTGCGACTTGACGCTCGCCGCGGACACCGCCGTCTTCGGCCAGGTGGGGCCGCGCGTCGGGAGCGTCGACCCCGGCTTCGGCACCGCGTATCTCGCGCGCATCGTGGGCGAGAAGAAGGCGCGGGAGCTCTGGTACCTCTGCCGGCAGTACAGCGCCGCGGAGGCGCTCGCGATGGGGCTCGTGAACAAGGTCGTGCCGGCCGCGGAGCTGCGCGCCGAGACCGAGCGCTGGTGCCGCGACCTGCTCGAGAAGAGTCCCACGGCGCTCCGCCTGGCCAAACAGTCGTTCAACGCCGACACCGAGCACATCGCGGGGATCACCGAGCTCGGCTTCAGCGCGCTCCAGCTCTACTACCAGACCGAGGAGGCGCTCGAGGGGCGCAACGCCTTCCTCGAGAGGCGCCCGCCCCGGTTCCGCAAGCCGCGCTCATGAGGGGCGATCGTGCGCGGCGACACGTGCTCTAGCGGGCTAGCTAGACCGCGACCAGGACCGCTTCGTCCTCGACCTTCACGTCGTACTTCTCCACCCGCTCGCTCTCGTCCATGGTGTTGCAACCGGTGGTGACGTCGTACTGCCAGCCGTGCCACGGGCAGGTGACGATCGCCCCCTCGAGCTCGCCCTCGCCGAGCGGGCCGCCGCGGTGGAGGCAGGTGTTGTCGATGGCGTGGAACGCGCCGCCGACGTTGAAGAGCGCGATCTGCTTGCCGCCCGCCTCGACGCACTTGCCCGTCCCCGGCGGGACGTCGCCAGCGGCGGCGACCTTCACGAAATTCGGCATGGGGCGGCTTCTGACACGCGCCCCGGGACCGGTCAAGACGCGAGCGCGGCGGCGATGGGCGGGAGCGTGCCCAGGCGGTCGAGCCACTCGACGACCACGGGGACCTCCTCGACCAGCCGGGCCTCGGCGTAGCCCCGCAGGCCCGCGAGCTGGGCGAAGACCGCCACGTCCGCAATCGTTGGAGTCCGCCCGAGGAGATGGGGCTTGCCCGCGAGGAGGGTGGCGAGCCCGGCCAGGCTCGCGCGCAGGCGATCCTCGAGCCGGTCGAGCGAGTGGGCCGTGTAGCCGGCGGCAGCATGGCGTCGGCGCATCCATGCCACGAGGAGCCGGCCGAGCAGCGGCCGAAGCGGCGCGCTCGCCATCTCGGTCACGGTGTTCGCGAGCGCGGCCACCCGGTTCTCGGGGTTGAGCCATTTGCACGCCCCGACCACGGGGGCGAGCACCCCATCCGCCCACTCCTCGACGAGCCCGGCGTACGCCCGGGCCTCGGCACCGAGCGGGACGAGCAGCGGCTCGGGGTACACCTCGTCGAGATGGTGCGCGATGCGGCTCTGGTCCGCGATGACCGTCTCGCCGTGCACCAGGACGGGCACCCGGCCGAGCGGGCTCAAGCGGCGGAGCTCCCGGCGCCGGCCCAGGGTCACGGTCACGCGGCGGAAGGGCACGCCCTTCAGCTGGAGGCAGATGCGCGCCTTCAGACAGAACGGCGAGTCGCTCAGCTCGTAGAGCAGCGCTTCGTCGGGGACGAAGACGACGGAGCGCCGCGACGGCACCGCTTCCGGAACAGGCGGCTCCTCCGGCATCGGGTGGGCCGGCCTCATCCGCGCAGCGCCGTCCGCAGCTCGCGCGCCAGCAGCTCGACCGTGCCGCGCGTGCCGCCGGCCTGCTTCTGGCGCCACTCGCCCTCGGTCTCGAAGCGGGCGTCGCCGACCAGGAGCCCCCACGGCTTGATCGTCTGCCGGATGGCGTGCGCGTCGAGCGGGTCGCCGCCGCCGTCACGGATCGTCTTCAGCACGTCGGGCACCACGCGCAGGAAGGCGCGCAGCGCCACACCGGTCTTGATGCTGTACTTGCGACCCACCCAGGCGCGCGGGAAGACGGCCGCGATCTGCTTGAAGTAGTTCAAGAAGAAGCGCTGCGCCGACTCCCGGAAGCGGTCCGACTGCCGGCCGCCCAGGGCGTCGAGGGCGGTGAAGATGCCCTTCAACTCCTCGGCGAGCGGTGCCTGCGCCACCCGCCCGTGCCCGACGCCGAAGAGCTTGATGTCGCCGTGGAGCGGCGAGTCCGCGTACTCGTTCAGGGTGCGGATGATGTCGTGGCTCGCGGCGAGCTGCTTGTCGGGGTAGAGGCGCCGCCCGGCCAGGCTGATCAGGTGGGACGGGTTCAGCTTCGTGTGCTTGGCGTTGATGGTGACGAACAGCTCCACCACCTGGTCCGGCGTCAGGCGGTCGAAGATCACGGCCGGCACCTGCACGTCCTCGGCCTGCCCGGCGGCGATCAGCTGGTGCAGCGCCAGCAGGCGGTGCTGGCCGTCGAGCGCACGCAGCACGCCCTCCTCGGAGGGAATCTCGAGCACTCCGAGCACGCGGTGCGAGCTGGTGGGCGTGAACTCGAGGCGCCGGTCCGCGACCAGGAGGACGGCGCCCGGGATGGCGGGCAGGTTCCCGGTCTCCGAGCACTGCGTGTAGTAGTCGACCAGCTCGGCGATCTTCTTCTTGATGATCGGGCGCTGGTAGGCCTCCGCGCTGGCCGCGATGCGCTTCTCGAGCAGCTCCCAGTTGACGCGCGCGGCCTTCTTCGACTTGCGCTTCGCGTCCCCCGGCGGGTGCCCAGTGGTGTCGTAGGAGAGCACCTCGAAGCGCACCAGCCGGTCGACGTCACGCGCGCCGAGGATCGCCTGGTAGAGGAAGACGCCGAACTGGTGGAGCCGGACGGCCGGGACGCTGATCATGCTGCACGCCTCCTCTCTCTACGACGAGCGGAGCAGGAGCGCCTGCCGCGGCGCGTCCTCGGCGGGCTCCTCACCGCCGATGGCCGTCAGCTTGCCGCCCAGCCGCTCCATGCGGCGCTCGGCCGCCCCGTACGCCGCCGCCGCGTTGGTCAGGTGCTTGCCCACCAGGCGGAAGTCCTCCTTCAGGCGACCCAGGTCGCCTCCGAGACGCGCCAGGAGACCCATCACCTCCTGCGCGCGCGCCTCGATGCGCAGGCCGCGCAGCCCGAGCGCTATCGCCTGGAGGTAGGCGTAGAAACAGTTGGGCGACACCGGGATGACCTTTCGGGCGATGGCGTAGGCGGCCAGGCCGGGCTCGTCGTCGCGGATGATGGTCTCGTAGTAGACGTTCTCGGCCGGGATGTACATCAGGGCGAAGTCGTAGGTGCCCTCGTCCGGGAGCACGTACTTGGTCGCGATGTCGTCGACGTGTCTCCGCACCCGGGCGACGAAGGCCTTGCGGGCGCGCGCGCGCTCGTCGTCGTCCGCGGCCTCGAGCAGGCGCCGGAAGTCCTCGAGCGGGAACTTGGCGTCGACGGGGACGAGCCCGTCGCCCAGGCGGACGACCGCATCGACCCGCTCGCCGCTCCGGAAGGCGTGCTGGAGCGTGAAGTGGGCGGAGGGCAACACCTGCGCCAGGAGGTCCCCCAAGAGGAACTCGCCCAGTCCACCGCGGAGCTTCGGGGCGCGCAGGATGTCGTGCAGCGAGGCGACGTCGCGCCCGACCTCGTAGACCTTGG
This genomic interval from Deltaproteobacteria bacterium contains the following:
- a CDS encoding 4-hydroxybutyrate CoA-transferase, translated to MRIDHLASLFPWDADAFALTTNYATAADRVAVNAGRVGYLPISHWHADALPPGVSPTPDVYLVPVSPPDVAGRCSFGTGAWFSPVYCRAACTVIGEVHEDFIRTGGDSWAPVERFRYLVTADQPTGTATTAPRTEEETAATEVICTLVAHELVRDRDTLQIGIGTVSSALGLYLDHRHDLGVQSEAITAGIPSLVRKGVVTGRHKVLHPGVVVGSFMTGLTPEDLAFVDGHPGFALYSFGTTDDVTVLVGERNLTAVNNALLVDLTGQVASEGIGTQLWSGVGGQTAFAIAAAYSPGGRAIFVLPSAHRTAEGLRSRIVPVLPPGTPVTLARGFVDHVVTEHGIATLGGKTLGQRVGELVAVAHPDFRTELRAEARRLYRC
- a CDS encoding enoyl-CoA hydratase/isomerase family protein, translated to MSAPRDASSRSPAPRRSRGEIWIAALTAHAALDGRPPSPPGRFLLTGRHGHTARQALPVRHLWDRDPVQQAWDGQRHVLRPRDEGQGGEAAALLRLNRRLLENARVVTLVRPFATLRYEKRGAVAVVALDRPEVLNAYNVAMRDDLHAALGAADEDPEVRALVLCGRGPAFSTGGDVREFGTAPSPFVARAVRWRRDVWGRLLELRAATIAAVHGYAVGGGMEMALLCDLCVAADDARFALPETGLGMIPGVGGTQTLPRKAGAARALDLVLTGRWLDARAALAAGLVQRVVARARLEAAALALARRLVRLDPAEVQALRRAVRGAHDLSLEAGIALERRLALALQRRP
- a CDS encoding Rieske 2Fe-2S domain-containing protein, whose amino-acid sequence is MPNFVKVAAAGDVPPGTGKCVEAGGKQIALFNVGGAFHAIDNTCLHRGGPLGEGELEGAIVTCPWHGWQYDVTTGCNTMDESERVEKYDVKVEDEAVLVAV
- a CDS encoding glutathione S-transferase family protein, with the protein product MRPAHPMPEEPPVPEAVPSRRSVVFVPDEALLYELSDSPFCLKARICLQLKGVPFRRVTVTLGRRRELRRLSPLGRVPVLVHGETVIADQSRIAHHLDEVYPEPLLVPLGAEARAYAGLVEEWADGVLAPVVGACKWLNPENRVAALANTVTEMASAPLRPLLGRLLVAWMRRRHAAAGYTAHSLDRLEDRLRASLAGLATLLAGKPHLLGRTPTIADVAVFAQLAGLRGYAEARLVEEVPVVVEWLDRLGTLPPIAAALAS
- a CDS encoding long-chain fatty acid--CoA ligase, with the translated sequence MNAAAFLSIPAGIVPGQEALVCEGARFTYAETWARVRRLASALARLGVGRGTRVAALNVNSHRYVEAYYATALLGGVFVPLNYRAKTPELEHMLATGKPRVLLVGERYLELVESVRSKPAVLIAFDRPALGHAGYEELIAGSAEHEEEAEVEDDDLTILMYTSGTTALPKGVMLTHHDFTAYVTANVELADGTPRGAALLCVPLYHIAGATNMMTTLWTGRRLVLMPQFDPRGWLEMVERERITHAFLVPTMLKRLLDEPDLGRRDLSSLEILSYGGAAMPFPVIRRAIERFPPNVGFVNAFGQTETTSTLTILGPDDHRLEGTPDEIEKRTKRLTSIGRPLPDVEVQIVGDDGTILPPGAVGEICVRTPRVMKGYAGGESPLVRDGWLPTRDMGWVDEDGYLYIAGRKDDMIIRGGENIAPAEVEATLQSHPAVEEAAVVGVPDLEWGQRVAAFVVLRPGASLSAEALGDFCRQRLATFKKPEVIRFVAELPKNPMGKILRRDLRAQLESV
- a CDS encoding DGQHR domain-containing protein; the encoded protein is MISVPAVRLHQFGVFLYQAILGARDVDRLVRFEVLSYDTTGHPPGDAKRKSKKAARVNWELLEKRIAASAEAYQRPIIKKKIAELVDYYTQCSETGNLPAIPGAVLLVADRRLEFTPTSSHRVLGVLEIPSEEGVLRALDGQHRLLALHQLIAAGQAEDVQVPAVIFDRLTPDQVVELFVTINAKHTKLNPSHLISLAGRRLYPDKQLAASHDIIRTLNEYADSPLHGDIKLFGVGHGRVAQAPLAEELKGIFTALDALGGRQSDRFRESAQRFFLNYFKQIAAVFPRAWVGRKYSIKTGVALRAFLRVVPDVLKTIRDGGGDPLDAHAIRQTIKPWGLLVGDARFETEGEWRQKQAGGTRGTVELLARELRTALRG
- a CDS encoding aminomethyl transferase family protein; amino-acid sequence: MRTPPSSPARAASARQSVYGVLLNEATATESPARTTRSASSAVTSRSRHPTGAASPGMGRLSRRTGRRIASGAMLETALHSHLAARGAVHAEERGVALPRRFGDDPAAEYAALREDAALVDLGFRVVAHATGADRVTFLQGMLTNDVASLTPGAGCPALLLTIQGRVTADLRVLALADLVLLDVDVRARGALVEALEKLIIADDVELGEPGEPLALIGVEGPGAARLLPDAAGLAPYAHAVVTLGGVPVRAQRASEVRGPGFVLQVPAVRAAAAWDALSAAGARPCGMEALESRRIEVGVPRIGVDMDGATLALEVPVEDAISATKGCYLGQEVVARGTARGHVNRRLVGLRLEGPEPPPGAPLVRDGKEVGRLTSVARAFAAGGLAALGFVRRECWEAGTELRVRHGHAVTVARVAELPLA
- the menB gene encoding 1,4-dihydroxy-2-naphthoyl-CoA synthase, translated to MPYDDILYEARDGVAWITINRPEVRNAFRAQTVDELIAAFRAAWADPEVGVVVLTGAGDKAFSAGGDQRERTRSGYGGAGGIGIDMHGLHGVIRAIPKPVIAMVNGYAIGGGHVLHVLCDLTLAADTAVFGQVGPRVGSVDPGFGTAYLARIVGEKKARELWYLCRQYSAAEALAMGLVNKVVPAAELRAETERWCRDLLEKSPTALRLAKQSFNADTEHIAGITELGFSALQLYYQTEEALEGRNAFLERRPPRFRKPRS
- a CDS encoding enoyl-CoA hydratase, whose product is MRPGRGPSRARRPPSRHPRPASGPAVELVVRDGVAWMTLARPASGNRLDAELLGALVEAAAAAEDDDGVRVVVLGARGPAFSLGLPRRCRWPERSWPDGVGALGTLTKPVIAAIQGAAVGWGLALALACDLRVASTAAVLAVPEIGERRFPGGGVTQRLPRMIGTARAMELVLLGTRLPAAAAAAWGLVSAAVTPARFVSTVEETARTLAQKGPLALRLGKEAVLRALDLPLADGIRLEHDLYVLLQTTADRRVGIEAFLARRKPRFGGR